Genomic window (Abditibacteriota bacterium):
CGGGCGGGACAAAGCTTCAGGCTGGGAAAGGAAGTGGTCTGCCGGGCCGTGGCCGGAGGCGCCTCCACGGAGACCAACAGCGGTTCGGCGGCGGTGCTGCTCTCTGTGGGAGACACAGGGTTTCTGCTCACGGCAGATATGGGTAAAAGAGAAGAGTATGCCATGTGCTCCCGTTTCGGGAGCGCTCTCAGGGCCGACGTGCTGCTGGCGCCCCATCACGGCTCCGCCGGGTCCTGCTCCGAGACCCTGCTGCGGACGGTCCGTCCGAAGCTGCTGGTGATATCCTGCGGAGCGGACAACAAATACGGACACCCGGCCCCCGAGACTCTGAAAAGAGCGTCGGAGCTGAGGGTGCCATGGCTGGTGACCTGTCAAAAAGGGGATATCATCCTGATCTCAGACGGCAAGCGCGCGGGGCTGCTGCGGCAGGATGAGGAGCAGCTGCGCCGTTTTCTGAAGCGTCCTCATGCCGCCTATCTGCCGCCCAGCAGCCTGCCGAACAATCCCTCGTTCCCCTCCTCGTCGGAGTCCTTCTTCCACATGCTGCCTATGGCGCTGCCCAAGGCGG
Coding sequences:
- a CDS encoding MBL fold metallo-hydrolase, encoding MYKRLLAVLCLLWVPALLWARPCFRLTVLNVGQGLSAVAESPDGKVLVFDCGSESGGFESKNGNRTARYLRQRGRRRIDLLILSHPDADHSSGIVELAREFTIGSFLSPDVPGPAMTDVRKELRRRHTPCGTLRAGQSFRLGKEVVCRAVAGGASTETNSGSAAVLLSVGDTGFLLTADMGKREEYAMCSRFGSALRADVLLAPHHGSAGSCSETLLRTVRPKLLVISCGADNKYGHPAPETLKRASELRVPWLVTCQKGDIILISDGKRAGLLRQDEEQLRRFLKRPHAAYLPPSSLPNNPSFPSSSESFFHMLPMALPKAGKAFSVMVLSMFWLSL